The proteins below are encoded in one region of Anguilla anguilla isolate fAngAng1 chromosome 3, fAngAng1.pri, whole genome shotgun sequence:
- the LOC118222713 gene encoding cyclin-dependent kinase 5 activator 1-like — MGTALSISPTSRKTAILDDKTEGGHAANGKPEKSLKRNSVILSALTWKRLVAASAKKKSTKKINPNPPPPHTNKNQVERLNNENIKKSQQSNSDWKGSHRDPKQGPLAVPVPTVPNQNLNSNQSQRVPACKQLVTVKKQPSNRSLISPRRVIVQASTGELLRCLSEFMCRRCFKLKELSPSEIILWFRNVDRSLLIQGWQDQGFITPANLVFVYLLCREAVTDDIESEYELQATFLTCLYLAYSYMGNEISYPLKPFLVETNKELFWERSLKVIDKMSAKMLQINSDPHFFTEVFQDLKNEGESKETNGKWTNNIDR, encoded by the coding sequence ATGGGTACAGCACTGTCTATATCTCCAACATCAAGAAAGACGGCCATCCTCGATGATAAAACCGAGGGAGGACACGCGGCTAATGGCAAGCCAGAGAAAAGCCTTAAACGAAATTCAGTAATATTATCAGCCCTCACATGGAAGCGACTGGTTGCCGCCTCGGCCAAGAAAAAGAGTACCAAGAAGATTAACCCGAACCCCCCGCCGCCGCATACGAACAAGAACCAGGTAGAACggctaaataatgaaaatataaagaaatcaCAGCAATCGAATTCCGACTGGAAAGGATCACACCGGGATCCGAAGCAAGGACCGCTCGCTGTACCAGTGCCGACCGTTCCAAACCAGAACCTCAATTCAAATCAAAGCCAGAGGGTCCCAGCTTGTAAACAGCTTgtaacagtaaaaaaacaacCTAGCAACCGATCTCTCATCTCTCCAAGACGGGTTATCGTTCAAGCATCAACTGGGGAGCTGTTGCGTTGTTTGAGTGAATTTATGTGCCGGCGGTGCTTTAAACTCAAAGAGCTTAGCCCCAGCGAGATCATCCTGTGGTTCCGAAACGTGGACCGGTCCCTCCTTATCCAGGGCTGGCAAGACCAAGGATTCATTACACCCGCTAACCTGGTGTTTGTCTACTTGCTGTGCAGAGAGGCGGTGACCGATGATATCGAAAGCGAATATGAACTTCAGGCCACCTTCCTGACCTGTCTCTATCTGGCTTATTCGTATATGGGTAATGAGATTTCTTACCCTCTCAAACCCTTTCTTGTGGAAACCAACAAGGAACTCTTTTGGGAGCGATCCCTGAAAGTCATTGATAAAATGAGTGCCAAAATGCTGCAGATAAATTCGGATCCGCATTTCTTCACCGAGGTGTTCCAGGACCTCAAAAACGAGGGAGAATCAAAGGAGACGAACGGAAAATGGACAAATAATATAGACCGCTAG
- the LOC118222859 gene encoding protein FEV gives MKANCGGNLMFNMYFSDPTENLLKEGKSSSWNPINTGVQKGSGQIQLWQFLLELLSDSSNITCIAWEGTNGEFKLIDPDEVARRWGERKSKPNMNYDKLSRALRYYYDKNIMTKVHGKRYAYKFDFHGLAQVCQPSSTEHALYKFQSNFAPIPFSGISKLNLVAPGVGPSGFSYWPGSPPTLYHSHNLQPTGPFGAVSASHISCVNNINNLNNINNHYN, from the exons atccAACAGAAAATTTATTAAAAGAAGGGAAAAGTTCGTCCTGGAATCCAATTAATACCGGGGTACAGAAAG GGAGTGGACAAATTCAGCTATGGCAGTTTCTACTCGAACTCCTGTCTGACAGCTCCAACATAACCTGTATTGCCTGGGAAGGAACTAATGGGGAATTCAAGCTCATAGACCCAGACGAAGTGGCCAGACGCTGGGGCGAGCGGAAGAGTAAACCCAACATGAACTACGACAAGCTGAGTCGCGCGCTCCGTTACTACTACGACAAAAATATCATGACTAAGGTCCACGGAAAACGTTATGCGTACAAGTTCGATTTCCACGGCCTGGCCCAGGTGTGCCAACCCTCCTCTACTGAACACGCTCTCTATAAATTCCAGAGCAATTTCGCTCCCATCCCGTTTTCAGGGATTTCAAAGCTCAACCTCGTCGCTCCAGGCGTTGGGCCATCTGGGTTCTCGTACTGGCCGGGCTCTCCACCGACTCTTTACCATAGCCACAACCTGCAGCCTACAGGACCGTTTGGTGCTGTGTCTGCGTCACATATCAGCTGTGTcaacaatataaacaatttGAATAATATAAATAACCACTACAACTGA